In Puniceicoccus vermicola, the genomic stretch TCCCCGAACACGCTGAGATTATGGCGTAATCGTGCAGCTGGGATCGGAGGAGAAGGAAGGGATCGAGACCGGCGTGAGCCGGGGGAGATGCCTTCCGGAGCCTCCGATCCTGATGAAGCCTCGGAGCTAAAGCGTTTGCGCCGGGAGAACGAGCAACTGCGTCGTCAGCGCGACATCTTAAAAAAAG encodes the following:
- a CDS encoding transposase, which codes for MKRITDMPPTKPAYSREFREGAVDLLISSARPLKHVAEELGVSPNTLRLWRNRAAGIGGEGRDRDRREPGEMPSGASDPDEASELKRLRRENEQLRRQRDILKK